From Strix uralensis isolate ZFMK-TIS-50842 chromosome 1, bStrUra1, whole genome shotgun sequence, a single genomic window includes:
- the SIRT5 gene encoding NAD-dependent protein deacylase sirtuin-5, mitochondrial gives MLMSLFQFTARRLVSQAYCGLKAASSSKTQKFRLEMARPSSNMADFREVFAKAKHIAIITGAGVSAESGVPTFRGAGGFWRKWQAQELATPEAFARNPSRVWEFYHYRREVMLSKHPNPAHVAIAECERRLSKQGRSVVVITQNIDELHRKAGTKHLLEIHGSLFKTRCTNCGNIAANYKSPICPALAGKGAPDPETEDATIPVEDLPQCEEDGCNGLLRPHVVWFGETLDPDILTEVEKELDICDLCLVVGTSSVVYPAAMFAPQVSARGVPVAEFNMEATPATNRFRFHFPGPCGTTLPPALARHQTEIIS, from the exons ATGCTGATGAGTCTCTTTCAATTTACCGCTAGAAGGTTGGTTTCCCAAGCATATTGTGGACTTAAGGCTGCTTCTTCTTCAAAGACACAGAAGTTTCGCTTGGAAATGGCTCGTCCTAGTTCAA ATATGGCTGATTTTCGAGAAGTGTTTGCCAAAGCGAAGCATATCGCCATTATCACGGGAGCCGGCGTTAGTGCGGAGAGTGGAGTTCCCACCTTCAGAGGGGCAGGAGGTTTCTGGAGAAAGTGGCAAGCCCAG GAGCTGGCTACTCCAGAGGCTTTTGCGCGAAACCCTTCTCGTGTGTGGGAATTTTACCATTACCGCCGGGAAGTGATGCTGAGCAAACATCCCAATCCCGCACATGTTGCCATTGCAGAGTGCGAAAGGCGACTGAGCAAGCAAGGAAGGAGCGTTGTGGTCATTACACAAAATATTGATGAACTACACAGAAAGGCAGGGACAAAGCACCTCTTAGAAATTCATG GTAGTTTATTTAAGACTCGATGCACCAACTGTGGGAACATAGCTGCGAATTACAAGAGTCCAATATGCCCCGCGTTGGCTGGGAAAGG GGCTCCAGATCCTGAAACAGAAGATGCCACGATTCCAGTTGAAGACCTTCCTCA GTGCGAGGAGGATGGCTGCAACGGGCTCCTCCGTCCCCACGTTGTGTGGTTTGGCGAGACCCTGGATCCTGACATTCTCACAGAGGTCGAGAAGGAGCTTGATATCTGCGACCTCTGCTTGGTA gtgGGGACCTCCTCTGTGGTGTATCCCGCTGCTATGTTTGCCCCTCAGGTATCTGCCAGAGGAGTTCCAGTAGCAGAATTTAACATGGAAGCTACTCCTGCTACAAACAGATTCAG GTTTCACTTCCCGGGCCCCTGCGGGACCACCCTGCCGCCGGCGCTGGCCCGCCACCAGACGGAGATCATCTCCTGA